Part of the Flavobacterium okayamense genome, AACCTGTAATTATAACAGGCTTACCTTGTAACGCTTTTAATTTCGGATTGATTACAGGAAACATCACCTCACCATATTTCTTATCTGGTTTTTTCTGATAATCAATCTGTCCTAATAATTTCCAAGTTAAAGTGTCGGCAAAAACAACTTTTTCAGTTGATTTTTCTACTTTACTTGTATTATTTTCTGTAAAACTAAATGTTACTATTGAAAGAATCGTTACTACTGTTAATGTATATATTTTACGCATTTGCTAATGTTTTTGAAATATTTAATGTATATGCTTTTACGGCCGGAATTAATGCAGCAACTATTCCTACAAGCAATGTGAGTGCTAACAACCAACCTTCTTTGTTCCAAATAAATTCGTACGGATTAAAACTCAATTTAAAGTCGGCTTCCGATGATTTTGAAATGAGAACTAATGCTATTCTTCCCAAAATCGTACCAAAAATAAAACCAACAATACACAAAAGCAAACTTTCTATTAAAACAAGTTTTAATAATTGCAATCTTCCTGCTCCATTCACTCGTAATAAGGCAAATTCACTTTTACGTTCTTTTAAGGTATTAAACAACGCAATAAATATCGAAATTCCTGAAATCAGCATTATTCCGTAGGCTAAATAACGAAGTGCATCAATCCCAACACCAAATAATGTAAATAATCTATTAATTTCAATTGCAGGTGAAGCCGCTTGCATTTTGGTATTTTGAGGAATAATACGTTGCCAAGTCAATTTTGCCATTGGATTACGCATTTGCAATAAAACTGAAGTAATCTCCATTCCTGGCTCATCCATAGTTAAATCAGCAGCTTCGTGATGCTCGTGTTCATGTTCGTCGCCTTCTTCATGAACATGACCTTCTTCTCCATGTGCAGGATTTTCGTGTCCTTGATGGTGCATTTGCCATACACTTGGAATAGTACACAAAATTAAATTATCTACTACTTTGCCAGTCTGTTTTGCAATTCCTACTACTTTATAAGCATAATGATCATGAACTTCACCTTCTTCGCTATCGCCGTGTGAACCAAAAAATTCATCTCCAACATTCAAAGTTAGTTTTTGAGCAATTTCACTTCCAATAACTACTTCAAAGTTATTATCGAAAGTTTTACCTTCAGAAAATTCTACTTTAAAATGATTAAGATAATCCTGATTTGTTCCTAAAATTTTGAAACCTTTATAATTATCTCCAAATGCTAATGGAATGGCTTTTTCAACCATTGGGTTTTGCATCCATACTTTTGCCGAATCTAAACTAATATTCCCTGTTGGAGCATCGACTTGATAAATAGACGATAAAATTAATTGTAACGGACTTCCTTGCGCGCCCATCACTAAATCTATTCCGTCTAAATTATTGGTAAATTTCTCTTCGAACTGTTTTTCTAATAAAATTAAAACCGTAATAATGGCAACACTTGAGGTTAACAAAATAATACTCAAAATAGTATTCAACGGTTTGAACCAAATATTTCGCCAAGCTAATTTTGTAATCATTATACCATTGTTATTTTGTTAATAAACTTCTCTTTAATTCTAGCATCGTGCGTAACAATTACCAATGCTGCTTTGTATTCTTTAGATAAATCTGTCAATAACTGAATTACTTTTTCTGCATTTTTATCGTCTAAACTAGATGTAGGTTCATCGGCTAAAAGCACTTTTGGATCATTCATTAAAGCACGAGCTATTGAAACGCGTTGCTGCTGGCCAATACTTAGCTGACTTGGCAATTTATTGGCTTGATTTGCAATATCTAATTTTGCTAGCAATTCTTTTGCTCTTGTTGCATTTTTCTTTCCTGTTGCTAACCAACTCGCCATTTCTAAATTTTCTAGAACCGTAAGCGAAGCCACAAAATGTGATTTTTGCAATACTAAACCAATATTTTTTCCACGAAATTTATCCCCTTTTGATTCTGATAAAGAAACCATATTAACTTTATCAATTAAAATTTCGCCCGTTTTTGGTTTTAATAAACCAGCTAAAATATGTAAATAGGTCGTTTTCCCTTTTCCTGAATCACCTGTTATTATAATGGTGCTACCTGCCTCACAATACAAATCGGGCATGTGAAACAGTTGGTCTTTTGAATAGGAAAATGTAATTCCTTTAGTGCTTATCATTCTCTAGTTATGAAATTTTAAAGTGCCTGCAAGATAATCAATTCAATAGAAAATAATCCTTAAGAAAATCTAAAAAATTCCTTCATCTACAAAACTATAATAACTCTTTTCAGTAATAATTACATGATCTAAAACTTGAATATCTAAATTCTTTCCAGCTTCTTTCATTTTCTTGGTAATTTGAATATCGGCTTCGCTGGCTTGTAACTTCCCTGAAGGATGATTGTGCGACAAAATAATGGAAGTGGCATTGTGTTCCAAAGCAAGTTTAAACACAATTCGGATATCTACAACTGTTCCTGTAATTCCGCCTTTGCTAATTTGTGTTTTGTAAATGACTTTATTTGAATTATTGAGAAACAATACCCAAAATTCTTCGTGTGGCAATTCACCAATTAACGGTTGCATAATATCGAAAACCGCTTTACTCGAAGTTATTTTCTTGAGTTCGATGACTTCTTCTTCTCGTCTTCTTCTTCCTAATTCTAAAGCGGCGGCAATGGAAATCGCTTTAGCTTCTCCAATTCCTTTGAAATTCATCAATTGTTGAATGGATAATTTTCCGAGAAGATTTAGATTATTTTGCGAACTGGCTAAAATGCGTTGGCACAATTGAACGGCACTCTCGTTACGAGAACCCGAACCAATAAGAATAGCTAAAAGTTCAGAATCTGATAAGGAAGATTTTCCTTTCAATAGAAATTTTTCACGTGGGCGATCGTCCTCGGCCCACTGATTGATTGGCGTGTACATAAAATTTTATTTGGCGTTTAAAGAAACAAATGTATAAAAAGATTTGATACTAAAAAGATTAGACAATCGTTTTTAATTAAAAAGACACAATGAGATTATTTAGCATTATACTCCTATCAATATTTCTTTTAAACTGTAAAAAGGAAAGTAAACCAGTTTTTACTCAAAAAATTGAAATAGAAAAACCGAAAGAAGTTTATTTGTTAGAAAATCCAACGGATTTTTATCAAAAACTATCGAATGCTGCCGTTTCTATAATTGATCCTGAAGTTGTTTATACACCAACTTACGTTGGGATAAAATATCCAAATGGAGATGTTCCTGCAAAAACTGGAGTTTGTAGTGATGTGGTCATTAGAGCGTATCGAAAATTAGGTATTGATTTACAAAAAGAAGTTCATGAAGACATGAAAGCTAACTTTTCATTGTATCCAAAAACTTGGGGATTGAAATCTACCGATAAAAATATTGACCATCGAAGAGTTCCAAATTTAGAAACGTTTTTTGAACGAAAAGGTAAAAGTTTACCCATTACTCAAAACGCTAACGATTACAAAGTTGGCGATATTGTTACTTGGCGACTTTCAGGTGATGGCATTCCACATATTGGAATTGTAACGCATTTAAAATCAAATCCCGACGCTTCAGGAGGAAAACGAAATAAAATTGTCCACAACATAGGAAGTGGACAAGTTTTAGAAGATTGCCTTTTCAATTGGAAAATTGTTGGGCATTATCGTTTTGGGAAGTGATATTAACTAATTAACTCTTTTACCTCATCAAAATTCAATCCGCCGTAGTTACCAGAACTCATTAGTAATAAGGCTGAATTATCTAAATTTTGGTTGAAAAGAAAGTCTTTGAATTCGGTTGGGTTTGTATAAATTATCAAATCGTTACGTTCAAATGAATTGGCAATTTGGTCGTAGGTTACTTCTTCTAATTGTTTAATTTTAACAGCATCTGGCGAATAGAAAACCACCGCAACATCTGCAGCATCTAAAGCGCCTTGGTATTCTTTTAAAAACTCGGCATTTAAACTACTATAGGTATGCAATTCTAAACACGCAACTAATTTTCTATCGGGATATTGATTTTTTACTGCTTTTGTAGTTGCTGAAACCTTACTTGGCGAATGCGCAAAATCTTTATACGCAACCTTATTTGAACTTTCTGCAATTTTCTCTAAACGTTTGCTTGCTCCTTTAAAAGTAGCAATTGCTTCGTAGAATTCGGCTTCATCGACACCCATACATTGGCAAATCCATTTCGCTCCAGCTAAGTTGTTTAAATTGTGTGCTCCAAAAACCTCAATTGGCATCGCACCATCCGGCGTTTCTAACAATGTAGTTCCATTTTCAACTGAATATTCCGGTGTTTGGTAAGCAATTTTACGAATTTGGTTTTCACATTCTTCCGCCACTTGCTTTACTATTGGATCTTCTTCATTATATACCAAAATTCCACCTTTAGTAATTAAATTGGTAAAAATTCTAAATTGGTCTACATAATTATCGAATGTTGGAAACACATTAATATGATCCCAAGCAATTCCTGAAATTAGAGCAATATTGGGTTGGTACAAATGAAACTTAGGACGCAAATCGATAGGAGATGTTAAATACTCATCGCCTTCTAAAACAATAAATTCATTTTCTTCAGTTAAATGCACCATGGTATCAAAACCTTCTAATTGCGCACCCACCATATAATCAACCTTAACATCATGATAATTCATCACGTGCAAAATCATAGAAGTAATGGTTGTTTTTCCGTGAGAACCGCCAATTACAACACGCGTTTTATCTTTCGATTGTTCGTATAAAAATTCAGGATACGAATAGATTTTTACGCCTAATTCTTGAGCACGTAGCAATTCGGCATTGTCTTTTTTGGCATGCATTCCTAAAATTACCGCATCTAAATCGGAGGTGATTCTTTCGGGAAACCAACCTAATTCAATGGGCAACAAACCTTTTTTCTCTAAACGCGATTTTGACGGTTCAAAAATTGCATCGTCGCTTCCAGTTACTTGATATCCTTTTTCGTGTAAGGCTAAGGCTAAGTTGTGCATGGCTGCTCCGCCAATGGCTATGAAGTGTACTCTCATATTATAAGTCGAAAGTGAAAAGTAAAAAGTAAAAAGTTTTAAAACCTTCTCTTATAATTCTCACAAATTAAATTCTTTTTTTAATTGTTTGGCTTTGTCTGTATACTTAAGCTTGTTCAAATATAAGTCATATAATTTTTCAAACGTAGTTTTTGAATTGCCAATTTTATGTGCTAAACTGTAATTCTTTTCCGCACTTTGATAACGTTTAAAATAGACATCGATGTAACCTTTTGCTAAATAGCCATCTACTTTGGAGAGATTCAACAATTCTGATGCATATTTTTGTGCTTTCTTTTCGCTTCCACCAATAATTCCCGGAAGTTCTATATACAACATAACCAGTGCCCAACGCGTATCGATATGTTTTTTGTCGAGTTCTGCCGCTTTTAAAAATGCATCTTCAACATCACCTATAAGACCTAAAGCTTTCCATTTAGAACTTTCTTTGGCTTTCATCCCTAAAGCGCCACCATATTTATACCAATAATTCGCATTTTGTGGGAACTTTTCGCGAAGGCTTTTATATTTTGCAATGGCAGAATCCCAATTCTTCAAGTGTCCAAAAATATCTCCTAAATATTCAATCGCTTGATAATTATTTGGATTTTGAACTATAGCTTTTTCAAAATTATTTTGCGCTAATTCCCATTTTTTTTCTGCAAAATATTGTTTCCCTAATTCGAAGTTTGATTGGGAAAATAGTTGAAACGTAACTAAAAAAAAGAAAATTATTTTTCGCATAGTTGTCAAATTTATAAAAACAAAAAATAATGCTTTAATAATTTTAATATTTTTACTTAATATTAATTCCATTATGTTAAGAATACTAATTTTCCTTATTTCAATATCTGTATTTTCTCAGACACAATTTACTGGTAAAATAATTGACATCAAAAGTAAACAACCCTTACTAGGTGCATCAATTTACATACCAAATACAAGTATTGGTACCTCAACTGATATTGACGGAAAATTTGTTTTAGTGGTACCCACAAGAAATATTGAAATTGTAGTAAGTTATGTAGGCTACAATACAATTAATGTTAAACTTGACTTAACAGAAATTAACGAGTTTAGCAAAACAATTATGATGAGAGAAAAAAGCAATCAACTCGATGAAGTAATTGTTACTAAACAAAAAATAGATGAAGAATGGAGAAGACAATTTAAGTTATTCAAATATCATTTTATTGGGAACAGTACTGTTGCAGAAAAAGTTGAGATTTTGAATAAAGAAGACATTTTTTTTACAGAAGTAAAAGATTCCACAAGTTATTCATTACAAGCCCAGTCAAACAAACCCTTAATTATTATTAATAAAAAACTTGGATATAAACTGACTTATGATTTAATAGAGTTTAGTGTTTTTAGATCAAATGACAATCCTCAAAAATCTGTTTACTATGGCTACTCATTTTTTGAAGACATTATTGAAAAGGAGAAGTTAAATTATAAAAAAACAATTATTAACAGACAAAAAGCTTATAATGGCTCTTTAAACCATTTTATAAAATCTGTTTATCAAAATAAAATTATTGAAAATGGTTTTGTTGTAAATGAATTTATATTAAAAGAAAACCCAGAATATCCTTCTAAAGAAAGGCTTACCTATCTTAAAAATGAAGCAAAAAAAACGGGTAATTATGATAGTCTAAGAAATTTACCTAATAAATTTCAAAAAATAATTGGACGTGAATATTCAAAACAAAATTTTGTAATTGGCCTCGATGAAAAGCAGTATTTGAGTTTTAAAAATTCAATACAGATTAAATACAATGAAGAATGCGATAAAAATTACAAAACTAAATTTGATTTTCAGTTGTCTTATATATCATTAACTGAAAAAGTAGAGATTTTTGAAAATGGTAATTTTTACAATCCTTTACATATGATTATTTACGATTATATGTCATGGAAGAAAATGGGAGATGCCCTTCCATATGATTATGAGCCATAAAAAACATTTTCTCTTCCCAACCTTTTTTAAAAAAATTCACTCTATATATAAAACAGCTAATCATGAAAAAAATAATTACACTTTTATTCATCTTCCTAAGCACA contains:
- a CDS encoding ABC transporter permease — translated: MITKLAWRNIWFKPLNTILSIILLTSSVAIITVLILLEKQFEEKFTNNLDGIDLVMGAQGSPLQLILSSIYQVDAPTGNISLDSAKVWMQNPMVEKAIPLAFGDNYKGFKILGTNQDYLNHFKVEFSEGKTFDNNFEVVIGSEIAQKLTLNVGDEFFGSHGDSEEGEVHDHYAYKVVGIAKQTGKVVDNLILCTIPSVWQMHHQGHENPAHGEEGHVHEEGDEHEHEHHEAADLTMDEPGMEITSVLLQMRNPMAKLTWQRIIPQNTKMQAASPAIEINRLFTLFGVGIDALRYLAYGIMLISGISIFIALFNTLKERKSEFALLRVNGAGRLQLLKLVLIESLLLCIVGFIFGTILGRIALVLISKSSEADFKLSFNPYEFIWNKEGWLLALTLLVGIVAALIPAVKAYTLNISKTLANA
- a CDS encoding ABC transporter ATP-binding protein encodes the protein MISTKGITFSYSKDQLFHMPDLYCEAGSTIIITGDSGKGKTTYLHILAGLLKPKTGEILIDKVNMVSLSESKGDKFRGKNIGLVLQKSHFVASLTVLENLEMASWLATGKKNATRAKELLAKLDIANQANKLPSQLSIGQQQRVSIARALMNDPKVLLADEPTSSLDDKNAEKVIQLLTDLSKEYKAALVIVTHDARIKEKFINKITMV
- the radC gene encoding RadC family protein, which encodes MYTPINQWAEDDRPREKFLLKGKSSLSDSELLAILIGSGSRNESAVQLCQRILASSQNNLNLLGKLSIQQLMNFKGIGEAKAISIAAALELGRRRREEEVIELKKITSSKAVFDIMQPLIGELPHEEFWVLFLNNSNKVIYKTQISKGGITGTVVDIRIVFKLALEHNATSIILSHNHPSGKLQASEADIQITKKMKEAGKNLDIQVLDHVIITEKSYYSFVDEGIF
- a CDS encoding DUF1287 domain-containing protein gives rise to the protein MRLFSIILLSIFLLNCKKESKPVFTQKIEIEKPKEVYLLENPTDFYQKLSNAAVSIIDPEVVYTPTYVGIKYPNGDVPAKTGVCSDVVIRAYRKLGIDLQKEVHEDMKANFSLYPKTWGLKSTDKNIDHRRVPNLETFFERKGKSLPITQNANDYKVGDIVTWRLSGDGIPHIGIVTHLKSNPDASGGKRNKIVHNIGSGQVLEDCLFNWKIVGHYRFGK
- a CDS encoding UDP-N-acetylmuramate--L-alanine ligase; this translates as MRVHFIAIGGAAMHNLALALHEKGYQVTGSDDAIFEPSKSRLEKKGLLPIELGWFPERITSDLDAVILGMHAKKDNAELLRAQELGVKIYSYPEFLYEQSKDKTRVVIGGSHGKTTITSMILHVMNYHDVKVDYMVGAQLEGFDTMVHLTEENEFIVLEGDEYLTSPIDLRPKFHLYQPNIALISGIAWDHINVFPTFDNYVDQFRIFTNLITKGGILVYNEEDPIVKQVAEECENQIRKIAYQTPEYSVENGTTLLETPDGAMPIEVFGAHNLNNLAGAKWICQCMGVDEAEFYEAIATFKGASKRLEKIAESSNKVAYKDFAHSPSKVSATTKAVKNQYPDRKLVACLELHTYSSLNAEFLKEYQGALDAADVAVVFYSPDAVKIKQLEEVTYDQIANSFERNDLIIYTNPTEFKDFLFNQNLDNSALLLMSSGNYGGLNFDEVKELIS
- a CDS encoding tetratricopeptide repeat protein, translated to MRKIIFFFLVTFQLFSQSNFELGKQYFAEKKWELAQNNFEKAIVQNPNNYQAIEYLGDIFGHLKNWDSAIAKYKSLREKFPQNANYWYKYGGALGMKAKESSKWKALGLIGDVEDAFLKAAELDKKHIDTRWALVMLYIELPGIIGGSEKKAQKYASELLNLSKVDGYLAKGYIDVYFKRYQSAEKNYSLAHKIGNSKTTFEKLYDLYLNKLKYTDKAKQLKKEFNL
- a CDS encoding carboxypeptidase-like regulatory domain-containing protein; the encoded protein is MLRILIFLISISVFSQTQFTGKIIDIKSKQPLLGASIYIPNTSIGTSTDIDGKFVLVVPTRNIEIVVSYVGYNTINVKLDLTEINEFSKTIMMREKSNQLDEVIVTKQKIDEEWRRQFKLFKYHFIGNSTVAEKVEILNKEDIFFTEVKDSTSYSLQAQSNKPLIIINKKLGYKLTYDLIEFSVFRSNDNPQKSVYYGYSFFEDIIEKEKLNYKKTIINRQKAYNGSLNHFIKSVYQNKIIENGFVVNEFILKENPEYPSKERLTYLKNEAKKTGNYDSLRNLPNKFQKIIGREYSKQNFVIGLDEKQYLSFKNSIQIKYNEECDKNYKTKFDFQLSYISLTEKVEIFENGNFYNPLHMIIYDYMSWKKMGDALPYDYEP